TTCTACTTTCCCTACACTGGCTGCCTATAAGGTTcaggatccagtttaaaattctTCTTATCACATACAAAGCCCTTAATCATCAGGCACCcggttacatctgtgatctgatCCACCCCTATTACACAACCAGGTCTCTTAGGTCCTCAGACCAGAGCTTATTGACTGTCCCCCGCTCTTGTCTAAAGACAAAGGGTGATCGTGCCTTTGAGGTAGTGGCTCCAACTCTTTGGAACTCTCTTCCCCTATGTCTACGGTCTGCAACTTctttagacattttcaaaaagaatctgaagacccacctatttaatcagaatcagatcagaatcagaatctctttttattgccaggtatgtggacacacacgaggaatttgactccggttacacctcactctctttagtgcaacaattacaaaaaaatagacaaaaaaatagacatagaacaagattaaatcagaagtgcaaattggtgcatggtgcaaggatgaaacactgaagtccggttttagctgtttaacacagagacagcctgagggaagaaactgttcctgtgtcttgttgttttgccgtacagagttctgtagcgccttgcagaagggaggagtttaaacagtttgtgtccagggtgtgatgggtctgcagagatgtaacctgcccgtttcctgactctggacaggtacagatcctggatggagggcaggctgacaccaataatcttctctgcagaccttattgtccgttgcagtctgtttttttcctgtttggtggttgatccgaaccaaacggtgatggatgaacagagaacagactgaacaatggcggtgtaaaactggatcagcagctccttaggtaggttgagcttcctgagctgccgcaggaagtacaacctctgctgtgcctttttgatggtagtgactgtgttggtctcccacttcaggtcctgagagattgtggggcccagaaacctgaaggattccacagcagacactgcgttgttggtgatggtgatgggtggcagagtgggggggcttctcctaaagtccactgtcatctccactgtttttagcgtgttcagctccagattgttctgaccacaccagcagaccagccgttcaacctcccgtctgtatgcagactcatcaccgtcccggatgaggccgatgactgttgtgtcatctgcaaacttcaggagtttaacagacgggtctcctgaggtgcagtcgttggtgtaaagggagaagagcagtggggagagtacacacccctggggggcacctgtgctgatggtccgggtgctggatgtgatgctcctcagcctcacctgctggttcctgtcagtcaggaagtttgtaatccactgacaggtggaggagggcacagtgagctgggtgagtttgttgcggaggatggctgggacgatggtgttgaacgccgaactgaagtcgacaaacaggatcctggcgtacgtccctgcagagtcgaggtgttgcaggatgtagtgcagtcccatgttaacggcatcatccgctgacctgttcgctcggtaggcgaactgcagggggtccagcagggggtctgtaatgtccttcaggtaccccaacaccagtctctcgaaAATAAAATAGCTTTTATCCATTCTTAAAGTGCCCATCTGCTCTGTAGCCTCGTGCTTTTCTGCTATTACTGCGTTTTcttatgtgtgtatatgatgtgtatatgaaatgttgacttgcatcgtattgtgaagcactttgtgaattttattttctgtgaaaggtgctatacaaataaatttattattattattagagtAATGTACAGTTTGACTGTTGATGGACTTTAGAGACAGGAGACAAGACTCGGGGTACATTATAACAGAAGAAATGCTTGTCTACATGGTAAATAGATGCATTTGCACAATGCCACATAACATGTAAGCAACAAGACATGCTACCTACTTGGTGTGCAGGTGCTCAATATCAATCAGCTAAAACAGGTGTTCCATTTATTCAGTGCTTGTTTTTCGCTACATGTTCTGGGAGCGTTGTATGATGCAGCAGCAAATGAGCCAGGTCCAGCTGTTTTTTCCACCTCATTTTCCCACCTTTGTATTAATGCCTTaagtattttatgtgaagcatttTGTATTGTCTTACTGCTGAAAGGTTTCGCACAAATACATTTTGTTAgcttgaaaacaaaacaaaatgaataaTGAGGCTTGGGTTGTGGAAGTCAAACCAGCGTTGTTCCCACTCTTTATTGGACACACCTTATGTGCTAAGAGATAAAGTACaaccctctcctttctctcctgcTGAGTAATATACTGCTTTATCAGACGTAAGCCATATACATAAAGTGGCCTTTTCATCAAACCTTACAGGAAAAAAATAGACCTGGGGAGGACGTAAACAATTTGATGCACTTGTGTTCTGCTCTTGTACACATATTCTTATGTGTGAACACATATTCGTATGTAGTGAATATACAAAGTAGCAATAGGGGCAATGGTAAAGTATATCCAACCAAATTTAAagtgactttttgtttttttcataacTATTGTGCTGTTTTTACTGTTAATGTGAATTCTGAGATAATAAAAGCAGGTCAGTTATCTTCAGCAGAAATATTATATCTTGTTAAAAAACCTGccgaaagttttctttttttcttattatcattattatttttcccTTTTAGTTTTTACGTGTGTTTGAACCCTCGAACACATGTAACTACCCTCTGTTGACTGCAAGAGGACTTGTTATGATTGTTTGGTAGCTCTGCTATTGAGCGATTTCTTGAACAAGATTGCCCCCAGGTGAAATTTCAAGTAAACTGTTTTACTTATGATTGAAATCAATTGTAACCCACATTTATAATAAGTACATGTGTTCGGGGAATTGTTATACCTGTACTGATATTAAGAAGGAAAGTTGCACTTGAGTTTTTTACTGATGCATTTTATTATGATTTGCTCTGTCGTTAATGTGAAACAGCACAATGTTATTCAGTTACAAAAATAGATTTGTGAAGTGTTAACATCTTCTAGCATTTTTTTTGCAACCCTGTACAAAATCACTTAAAATGACCATTCCAAGTTGCTCAAACCTGAGGCTCTGCAAAACCTTGAATGAAACACTCTACGGTGGCATAGATGTGTCCTTCCACAAATTAGGgttgttgttattttatttttttccaacatATTCTGTGGAATTAAAGTGACACTTTTTTACAGGCTTTAGGAATGTTGACTATTCTAAGACAGTTCCTCCTTATCGTGACAAAAGAGCTCAAAGAATGAAAAAACTTCAGAACCTCgctgccgaaacccgggatcgAACCAGGGACCTTTAGATCTTCAGTCtaacgctctcccaactgagctatttcggcgcGAATGGCGACATGCGGTGCCCATTTCTAATCTACATGCACTGTGTGGGTACAATGTGTGGAGCTGTGGTTATTTATATGTGGTTATCTTCAACTGCTTCCACTGCTATTAACGAAATACAATGTGATTAACCATCAGTTGTAGAGAAAGCCAATCAACTCTCCATAAGGCCGACACTTGTAAAGACCGTTTTTTCGTGGTTTTGGTCGTTTTGAACAAAATGCACGCCAGAATCTTCACTTGGTGACACAAATATTGAAAGATGCCATCAACGTTGTACAACAAAAGATTACGTTGAAATTTAACGACAGTCGCTACAGCTATCATTTGAACACAAGATGGCGCCATTGGTAACCTTAAAGTCTGGTCGACACACTCCTCACTGTCGACTTTTATCCTTGAAACAAATCAGAATTTAATGATGAAATCCCACAGTGACTGCATAAGACTGAAAATCAACGTTATAATGAGCGTGCACGTGTAATTCTGCTGGTCTCCTAGCTAAATTGAGATGCAATCTAATGCAATCTAAGCCTCCAGCTCAATCAGAGACTTGCGTAAGCTGTAGTTTACTGGcttcatttgatttgttttgctctgtttttccatgAGGAAAACCAAACCATTTACTATAAAACTCAGCCCATTCTGCTGCATCATATGTAGTGCATTTTATTATAGATGATGGCATGCAGTAGCCCACTGAAGTTCTTTGTACAACATATTTTGTAATGTTATGTTGtgtaggtcatttaaagacatgTATTGCCCTTCTTAAATAGACCAGAACTGTACTGATTCAATGCCCCCACATCAGATTCCATTAATTGTTGACCTGtcaaaaaatatattattattgaattgttatttatttaatttcaccTCTATTAGCTCAGACAATGGATGAAATGTATAAGGTGCTTTTACTTGTTGGCCATTTTGACTTAtgaatttcatgtttttttggatAAGATTTGAATGTAAAGACAttttacaaaaaagtgatattgTGGTACCCCCTCTTAAGCCAAGCTGGTAGAAATGACAAAATCGTATCAGTCTGCACTTAGTGTTggactttttccttttcttcaatGGGTTTTTTGGAGTGATGCAGCGCTGTCCCTTTATTAGTCATATGATATCTTGGTACCAGCTTCTGTGCCtcccttctctttttttctccccctaaGCTCCCCACCATATTGCCTCATTCTCTCTCATACATTTCTGTTCCTCTGTCATCCCCCAAGGTGACTTTCCCTCCTTCACAGACACTGCAGCCGTTTCTCGCTTTGTTCTGGAAGGCATGAGTGTGGATAAGAGATGAGAGAGATGCAGACTGGCAGTATAAAGAGAGGGAGAACCAAGGGGGAAAATGGGAGTGTGAAAGAGGAGGGGTCTGATGAGATTATCAAGCAAGGATGGAGGAATCAACAGTGTTGATGAACAGCACAAACCAGTAAGGCAGcaaacacacagacgcacaGACAGATTTGTCAACATCAAGAGCTGCCTCCACAGATGCTTACCTTACTAGCATGTTTCATCTTCATTAGCACTGGTGATTAGCACAGTTGTCACATACCAATGAGGCATATTGAGGGTTTGTTACAGTCAGCACTAAATACGGCAAGTATCTGGGACAGAGTTTCTAAATTTAGGGATCAGAGGAACAGAGATTGGAGACAGGAATTGTAAAAAGGGAGGGACAGctggaaaaaagagagaatgaTGTGGACAGGAAGTTTCAGAGGACCTGAGTCTAAACTCCACTTATAGTGGGATGAGGTCCAATCACACTTTTCACTGTCCTTTAAAAAGGCACTCAAAATAAGATTGAAATATCATATTtccaccattcatccattttctacatccgtttaatccaattcagggtcgcaggggggctttAGTCCATCCCAGCcgccattgggcaagaggcagggtacaccatgGAAGGGTTGCAAATCCAtcccagggccacacagagacaagccAGACAAACATTCATGCACTCCATGCACTCTCACACTCATCCTAGTTTCAATTTAGACTTGCCAATTAATGTAACGTGCATGTATTTAGATGGTAGGAGGAACCTGGAGAGAGCCAACTCGAGCACGGGGAGAACTTGCAAACTCCAAACAGAGAGGCCCCAGTTGGGATTCAAACTCAAAactctcttgctgtgaggtacTAAAAGATTATATCCTtgtcaaatgatcaaaaatattTGATCAGAAATTATTGTGAGAATGATTAATATTATTATGTCTGTAAGTACTACATGTTGTCCACCAACTTTTTAAGTTAGAAAACAATGTGGTCTTTCTTCTAATTCTTTATCAGTTAGCCCTCTAGAGTGCTCTTGTTTCCAGTATCATCCGTAATCTGCTTtctaaaacataaacaaaaatgcaTATCAATTGACACAGTGAACATAGATAGACCTTTTTAATACAGATTCTGCTCTTTTCTATACAATAACACATATTATAAATCTTATACAATACCAATATTTCTCTATACACATGGTCGTAGATGTAGAGTACAATGTACACACGTACAGTATTAACACAAATGCACTGACACATATCTTCTCTTTACAGTAACTCTCCAACTCACTAAGAGTTTATCACAATGGCTGACGTTCTGTCCGGCAGATGAttgtggccaaaaaaaaaaaaagtttttctggCTGAAACCCAAATCCAACACTTATGTATTTACATCCCTGAACAATGTACATGAATACACAATAATTATTGTCTTCTGTTTGGCTCACAAATCTTGTAAaagaagtgaaagtgaaagtagTGATAACCCAAAGCCCAAGAAACCCTCCCATGTCTCGAGTCCATAAAAAGTTAAACATGTACTCTATCTACTCAGTGACATAAACCGAAACTTACTCTAACACCCATAATACAACAGCTGATTGAGGGCTGTTTttctactcttttttttttgttcatcaaCTTTAGAAATGAGACATGAAGCcctgaggagaaagagagacacAGATACAGTATAATGTCCAGGTCTTAAGTCCAGAGGCTGTCTGTCTCTGTAGTCATTCAAAATGCTATCTGAAAGCAACCACAACAGGAGATGTCATATGTCAACGGGTGGTTCTCATTGTTGATATTTCTCCAGTTTGTAATTCTAGGTAACCTGCACCGACCTCAGACACTTTTAATGACGTTTTCTTAAGGTATTGTCCTTTGATTCCCTCTGTAAAACTGTAGTGATGTAACTTCAATAGTATTTCACCGGCCTGTCATATACACATAGTTACAAATGCTCCACATAATTATCTTTTTTGAGTATCCAGCAGCCTTCTAACCAGAAGAGTAAGTCCTCTTCCTTGTCTTTTCCCTCTGTAATCTACACCACAtagtcaataaagaaaaaacaacaattctgTGTTCACATTCTCTTTGTTCACATCTTAGAGGTCATTGCTTTGCTTGTGTGTTATTGCACAAATCCatgaacacgcacacacgcatgcacacgcacacacacacacacacacacacacacacacacacacacacacacacgcacacacacacacacacacacacacacacacacacattacatCATTTACATAACCAGACACATGTTGAACACAAGTGTACAATTGTGAAAACATACAAACGCAATCACACGTTCCTCTATCATCGTGACTATCAATGGTgattttaaaccaaacattttagcTTGACCTGGCACACATTCTTCTaaaaatttgttttttaatagaaaattaattgaaatcagTTGCTTTTGAATTTCCATTTCCTTGTAATTTCCTATGAGCCTGTAAACTTTAAATCTGAATGCTTGCATTGATCTAGCTTTAACTTAGCAACCATTTACATTAGGTGCAAACACTTTGACTCTATGTTGATACATTGTTGTAAACATACATCCGGACATTCAGCACCATGAGAATACTTTTAACTCAATTAAGGCATGACAAAAAtaaggggggaaaaagagaaatgtagACGTACATTAAATATTTTTGACACTGAGAATATCTGTGCGGGTAAGTTTCTGTGTGCTTTGACAGATAGTTGCTAAATATAAATAAGTGTGCATTAGTTGTATATGTGTGGGTCTAACTGTGCATATGTACATGCACATGCAAGTTAAAGTGCACTCAGGAGCAACACTGTACTGTATGTGTTTGCAGTTATCAATCTCTTTCCCTACATGTGAGCTGCACACTTGTATTATACGTTTTTATGGCTAGGTTGTCATAATACTTGGCATGTGTTGCCATGGACATACATTGGTAGTCAGAGATAGACTAGTAAGTGCCTATGTAAAGACAGAGAAAAGCAGGGTTCAAATAAGAGCACAATGCTCACTAGTTTCCTCATCTGCAGGGAACCAGAGGCCACTGGACTGGCCGTGACCTAAACTAGCTGCCTCTCATCTGTtctcacacccacacacaaatataCTCGCAATCCATCACCATCAGCTTAGTAAGATACGTACAATTCTTCAAACTCACAAACACGCTCAGACATGAAAGTACACTCTGAAGACCAGCCTCATTCCCTTACTGCCTCTGTAAGACATCGATCAGTGACATCGCTGGCCTCCACCCGTGACTTGCGAGCCTTTCTTTGGCCTCCGCCCTCAACCCACGAGTTATGAATAACAGTCCCCCCACTGGGAGCTGGGTCTACTTGCAGAAGTGACACCACCCTTTTCTTAACGCGTGTTTTGAGGGCACGCCGCAGTTTCTGCCTGGTGAAAGCATAGAGCAGAGGGTGAAAGATGGTGGTTCCATAAGCCATCGCCAAGAAGCACAGACGAAGGCGCACCAGGCCGTCACTCGGACCCATGCACAGTATCAGAACATTGACTGCAGACAGAGGGGCCCAGCAGCCCAGGAAGCTGGATATGATAATTAGGGACATTTTAAGGACACGACGCTGACGTTCCCGGCGGTCCCTATGCCTCCGCACTGCCCGCCTCAACGCAATGATGGCAGAAACCGAGGCCTGCACACCCACGGAGGAGGCAGGCAGAGGCGTGGAGGCATGGGTCtgagctgaagctgaagctgggGTTGGAGAAGCAGGGGTGGCTGGTGTGGTTGGAATGGGGGTGGTGGCAGCAGTGCTGATGGTAGTCACAGTcgccccactgtcagagattcCTTGGGGCATGGAGGAGAGTGGCGGCGGTGATGTGGGTGTAGGGGTGGCAGTGGGCAGGAGGGGAGTATGGTTGAGGTTTTGGTTCTGGTTTGAGGACACCGTGTCCGTTGGCAGACTCAGGTccttcctcctctgcctcctgcagcgtaTCCTGCAGGTGGAGTCCTTTGTGCGTGTACTCCTCATCATGTGGGAGCCAATGCGGATATTGAGGGCCTGCAAGATCCTGGAGTAGGTGAACAGCATCACTGCAACAGCAATGAAGAAGCAGGGCACTTGAAGTAACAGGTGATAATACATAGCCAGACCTGTGTAATACCCTTGCCCTCCAACACACAACAGAGTCCTGTTCTGCCATACTGAAGGCAGGTGGTGTGAGGGGGAGGGGGGCCGAGCGGATGGTAATAAGGAAGGAGATGAGGAATAAATGGGGGTCAGTCCCGTTGTGAGCACTGAGTCATTATTCTGCCTCTCTGGCTCCTTGTCTCCACTGTTTTCAATTGTTGAAGAGAAAAAATCCCCTTCGAGAAAGGGCAGGAAAAAAACAGCCAGAGACACAGCCCACACCGCCGCCAGGAGCAGTGCAGCACGCCTGGGGGTAAGCAGACGACTGGCTGGACGCACTGAGATGTCGTATCGGTCCAGACTGATCACTAATACATTGACTGCTGTGGCCACACTGGTGAATGTGACGCAGGCCTCATGAAAGCAGCAAAGAGTGGCCAGGCTGCCAACTCCATTTTCATTAGATGGGAGCAGGATTACGGCCACAGTCAGCGGCAGACATAGCACACAGACCAGTATGTCGAGCACATGGAGGTTGACTGTGACCAAGTTACTGACTGAATCCACCAGGTTGGACTGAGCACAGTAGAGCACAAGTACGGTCAGGTTGCTGCTAAAGCCCAACACAAGTTCCAGCATCAGTACAGTGGTCAATGACACCTGGAAGCCCAGAgggtagggggagctccagccCTCCTCCACGCCAGTCTCTCCCCCTCCGTCCAGCAGGCCTACCCCCTGACCATCGTTGGTCTCCAGGAGGTCACGATAGCCTTCGGTCTCCATTGACGCCTCAGCAGTCCTTCACGCATAGCAACAGCGGCCACCACACCAGACCATGGTTTATGTTTCCTTTTCCTCTGACTCAAACGAGACAGCGATGATGATGAAGACCAGATCCGTGTTTGTATCTATGAATCAGAGAAGAGAGGCAAAAAAGGTGAGGAAGAGAAAGACAAGAACAGGACAGAGAACGATCAATCAGTGCAGCAGTCAGCTTGCCTAATCTTTACTCAAAAATAACTGTACAACAAGTACATGCCAAACATGTCAGATTTCACAAGTTGATGCGGGAGGTGAAAGTGATCTTTGGAGTCACATGGTGCAGTTCAAGCTGCTGCTGATGACCCATGATGTCTCACAGGGCTCAGCTACAAACAGGGGGAACAGTTAAGAGAGGATTTAGTGCCGGATGTGTCCTGAAGGACATTTGCAGGTATGAATTCATGAATCAGATCCCTGACCAGTTCACATTTCAACAAGCAGTTAAACATTTCCCTTTTTGCCATGTTTGCCAGTTCATATGCTTGATTTATTCATGCCAACATAAGGTTCATAAATATGTTATGCAGGATAAGGCATGTGCACATAAACAGAACTCAACAAGCACACCTTTATTGTTGAGATGTCAGTGACACAATACATGTTACTACCTATGGCTGTTTGTTCTGATGGCATTTGTTCTTTGATGACTGACACCCAGCCTTGTGAAGACAACTCTTGTCTGTGAAGATCCCGTAAATGGCTTTTCACCCACAAGCACAATAAATTGTCAGCCACTGCCATCAAAAGGGGAGGTGGCAGGGACATTGGTGGGCTGATGGAAACAATGCAGTGCATGTCTACTTAGCAGCAATCCAACAAAGGGTGGCAGCAGCTAATAGTTCTCACAGGGAGACATAATGAAGATGAATTGATCAATGATGCACAGACAGTACCACTTAAACAATGCTATCAAAGAAAGTCCAGCTCCTCTGGCATCCTGTCTGCACAGCTTATTTTCCTGCTTCTGTCTCCTGGATCCTTTACACCTCTTTCCTCTTTTTCCTGTTTACTTCCTGAGACGGCTACCGTACTTGTAAAGCATATAATTTCTGTGTGGATGCTCTCCCATGCATGGGAAGGAACCACAATGTTGTGAAGACACCTTCCAGATATGAAGTAAGGGGAAACAAACTGTTACTTGAGTATCTGAATGAGGAAGAAAGGAGTCTTTACTTGACCCTAGTCTTTGCTGTCAGCCGTTCCGCTGCCACAGACTTTTTTTATACCGTCCTGTTGCACCGtttgcatttgttttatttcacagtttttccTCCCATTTATCCTGTGGACAGGACCTGTAGGCAGAACAGGACTAGTGGAATAGTGGTCTATCTTAATTCACTAATGGGTTTCATGGGGTTTGCGGTGGTGCTGGAACATTGATTTAGAGCATCATTGATCTGCCAATTTAACAAGCCTGAGGAAAGGGAGCGCATAAACACACTCCCATCACATTCTCTCCCGGGGACCTGCGGTCTCATTTTGAGTGCTGCAAAACCAGTTGTGAGAGTGTTAATTTACTATCTTCTAACAATGGCTTCAGAATTTcagagatttttatttttcatttgttactTTTATATTGTTTATCTGTAAAGGACTCTAACAGCATTGAACTAATCAAAGATTGATCATCCAGCGTCACAGACATATACTTGGTAGTAAAAACATTTGGAAATATTGAGTGGTAACATAATGTCCCGGCTCAAtgtcaaatgtgttttttcgACATGATTGCTTACGTGATGCAACAGAAGATCACGTTGCAAACAAAGATAAATTTAACACTTAAGAGTCAATCTCTTTCACCTGTCACAGAGGGAACATACAAGTCAATACTACTTTCACCAAGCAGCTCATGTTTGTGATGTCTTCAGCACTGCGTTGAATTAAGGTTTGGAAAAGAGCTGCTGTGTGTTTCATAAATGCAATCAGACAAAAAAATGATATTAAACAACATCCAACTGTGATCTGAGTGTCATTTCTTACAGAGTATTTGAAAACAGAACACAAAATGAGCCATAATACTTTGTAGTGACTGAGTCAGTTTCTTGATATATTCTTGATAGATCAGGCCGTCATGTGTTTCTCCTCATTTTCCTGCAAATAGCAAGTGATTGTGTGCAGGGCAGCATAGCAGCTTTCATCAAGTCATTTATGCTTTTCCATGAAAAAGGAATGATGTCACACAACGATAAAGAATGCTTAGCAGTATGATGAACAGATAAGAGCTACAAAGGGACTCAAACAATAGAGAGAGTGTCTGTTAGCATGTGACTAAATGTCAGATGGTCTTCGTAAAGGCAGCTGTGACTCTCAGCTGTAAAACTAAAAG
The Odontesthes bonariensis isolate fOdoBon6 chromosome 3, fOdoBon6.hap1, whole genome shotgun sequence DNA segment above includes these coding regions:
- the LOC142377807 gene encoding G-protein coupled receptor 22, yielding METEGYRDLLETNDGQGVGLLDGGGETGVEEGWSSPYPLGFQVSLTTVLMLELVLGFSSNLTVLVLYCAQSNLVDSVSNLVTVNLHVLDILVCVLCLPLTVAVILLPSNENGVGSLATLCCFHEACVTFTSVATAVNVLVISLDRYDISVRPASRLLTPRRAALLLAAVWAVSLAVFFLPFLEGDFFSSTIENSGDKEPERQNNDSVLTTGLTPIYSSSPSLLPSARPPSPSHHLPSVWQNRTLLCVGGQGYYTGLAMYYHLLLQVPCFFIAVAVMLFTYSRILQALNIRIGSHMMRSTRTKDSTCRIRCRRQRRKDLSLPTDTVSSNQNQNLNHTPLLPTATPTPTSPPPLSSMPQGISDSGATVTTISTAATTPIPTTPATPASPTPASASAQTHASTPLPASSVGVQASVSAIIALRRAVRRHRDRRERQRRVLKMSLIIISSFLGCWAPLSAVNVLILCMGPSDGLVRLRLCFLAMAYGTTIFHPLLYAFTRQKLRRALKTRVKKRVVSLLQVDPAPSGGTVIHNSWVEGGGQRKARKSRVEASDVTDRCLTEAVRE